GTTTTAGGCTTGGGAAAAAGTTCCTGTTCAGTTTTATCCTCATTAATTAACTTGCCATTAGGTGCATAAATAGATAATTTTTTCGAGAATAATCTACCCTCATTACAGGCTGCATAAAATCTTCTCGTAACTATACCATCACCCTGTTTTTGGACAATCGTGTAATTAGTTCCTTCTATAGACGACAAATCCAAAGAAATGGGAAAACCATGACTATCCGCGCCCACTGGAAGATAAAAACTGTTCTTTTTTGTTTGGGCGATCGCCATACCACTAAATGATAATGAAGTAATTATCATCAATCCACTTAATCGTTTTAAAAACATTTAATTTACATTTAATAACTATATTTCATTTATATTAATAAAAGTTATTTTTTGGTGCTGTATAATCACTATAAATTAATACAACGCTGATACAGTAATTTCAACAATAATTAGTATTTTTCACAATAAATAAATCTACTGTCAGTAGTTAATATCTTTTATTGATATGTCTAAAAAATAATTGTTGTTGGGATGTGGTCTTATACCAATTCAAAATTCAAAATTAAGAAAACCAGACGTAGTATAGATTTGAGTATCTGCATTTGTTGGTCTTATATTACGAATTACAAACGTGCATCCTTACAGCCAATTTATATGTTGCAAATATTCTTGGGGTATATGCACATAATAAATAAAAAACCGTAGCGGGAACACTACGGTTAATATGAGTGGACTACTGAACTCTAACCTTTACAAAAACTCTATGTCTTGCAAATTCAGCTCTTTACCTGTCTGTAATCTCTTTGAAAATACAGTTTATCCTTTATAAATTCATTCGTCATTACTGAAATCTGTTATTAATTATGGTGAAATCTTCCTCTGAATTATCTGTAGCTTCTCTGTATTTAGTGAGATGAATGAATCAATAAATTTGAGTTTAACCGTACTATTACAGTAGTGTTTCTATTTTAGAAATACACATAAACCTGAAAATATAAGGTTTTTAGTTATAAGTAATACAATCTGAATACTATAAAATTCAGTAGCAAAAAAGAAATCCAGCAGTAGAATGTGCTGTTGGGTGGGAAAGAAAAATCTTATTATTTTAGAACCTATGCACCAAGCTGGCTGTTGAGACAGGGTATAAGGGTGTAGAAAGGAGTTCAAAAACTTTATATCTCTATACCCTTATAAGTAAGTCGGTGGGAAAAAACAAAGCTAAGTTAAGAAAGGTAAACAAGGCTATAACCCTCTTCCCTCCTGCCTCCTGCCTTCTGCCTCCTGCCTTGCCATAGCGATAATTTTTAACACTGAGCTACTTACCCTTGTCTAAATCCTTAATTGTTCTTTTTTATCGGTAAGTCCTAATATTTCAAAAGGTTTTGCTTTATTGCATGATCATCTGATGATTATGCGTGCATTTTGCGGTTGCACAGGGCGATTGTTAGTTCCGTTTACGGCAAGTGAAAATTTTTCTACCTGCTCTTTGGAAACGGTTAATGGTTCTTTCATTACCATCCATTTGACACCTTCCGAACATGGTGGTGTTGTTAAAGATCCGTTAAAACGGTAATATTCCTGATTTTGTGGGAGAAGGCTGTGAAGATTTTTTACATCTCCTTTAAGTACAGAATTTTCACCTGCTTTCATCGGCATTTTTTGCCAAAGCTCGGCTAGTTGAGAATTAGCTTTCCCTTCTGCAAACATTACAGCTATAACAGCTAGGTTGCCCTTAGCATCGGCGTGAACGAAGTGCGCTTCCAGGGGAAAACTTTTACCTGCAATGTGGTTTTCACTTGGTGTATGAAAGTGGTACTGTTTAAGTGCATAGGTGACTCCATCCACCACAATGCTGCTACCAGATTCGACATTCACCTGTACGGTCTGGCCTTTATTAAGAATCTCCGTAGATAATGTTTTGTAATTAAACTTAATCGACGGCAGGTTTGCGTCTACTGAAGTAGTGATATTGATAGGCGACTGATTTTTACCGATGTCGCACATTTGATAACTAGGAGACAGAGATCCCCAATTTTCAGGGCTGTTGTGGCCTGTATAGCCCCACTGTATACTTTTTTGATTGTCGGCGATCGCCATACTGTTGGCAATTACTATACCACTAACCGACAACAGGACTGCTGAAAATAATTTGATCTTTTTTAAACTCATGCTGACCTCTCCATACTCTTGAGATGTGTCATATTTAAAAGTTTACTGGCAAATACAGCCCTGCTTGATTGTTTTATCTTGTCCTTCCTAATGTAGTAATATAAACTACTGCTTCATCAGTAGGAATACCAAGAACATCATTCACATGGTCATCAAAGAAGCCACCAATACCACACACACCTAAATTTAGATGAACTGCTGCTAAATTAAGACGTTGTCCTAAATGTCCAGCATCCATGTGTAAATAACGATAAACACGATCACCATATTGTGCGATCGCAGATTTCAAATCAGATGTATGAAAAATTACTGCGGCGGCATCTCTGCCAAGTTCCTGCCCTAAACAAAGAAAATGTAACTCTCGGCGGAAGTTTTTAAAGCGAATTTGTCTTAATTCTTGGGCTTTGGGTGCGTAATAATAACAACCAGCCTCTAGTCCTTTAACACCGCACACAACAATAAAAGTTTCAATTAAATTTAGATCAAAATAATCTGGGGAATTATCTAAATTTTGGTCAATATAATTTTGGGGTTGATAAGTAAAGTCTAGTAAGGCTTTGAGTTCATCGAAAGTTAGTTCCTCACCATTGTAAGCACGAGTAGAGCGGCGCTTGTGCATCGTCATTTCCAAGTCAGCCAGTTTTTCTCCCCAGTATATGGGTGTGGTGACGGTGGGAATTTTTAGACAAAAAGGGAAATTATATTTATCTTCTAATGATTTTTCTTGTTTAACGGCTGGTAAATTCAGTTTGCCAGTGACACCTGGGGAAATTTGGGTATGGCGATGAAAATACTTTAATAGTTCACCATCGGGAATTTGTGGGTAGGTTGTCTCTGTGGCTGAGGGCAGGGCTGTACAACTGCGTGGTAAATTTTGTTTAATATCTAATAAGTCTGCTAAGGGTAAGACAGCGATCGCACCTTCTTGTAACGGGTCAATATACAGTAGATCATTGACTGCTTCATCGATAAAACCACCGATTAAGTGAGGACGATAATCAGCGATCGCAGATGCTAACTCAATATTACCTAAAAGATGTCCCGTATCTAAACAAATGCGACGGTAAGCCCGGTCTTCATAACGCCACGCTGAACGATAGAAAACGGCTGTGACAATAATTGCTAATTGGGTACTTTCCAAAGACGGATGCCAGAAACAAGCCTCCTGCAAACTTTGCCAAACATCACTTTCCCAATAGTGCATCAAGGAATGAGTCCGGCATTGATAGTTATACAGCCCTGGCGCTAATAATGGCGTACCACGGGATACCACATACACCTCAGCCGGATACAACCCCCCCGCACTAGGCGCAGCACGTAAGTATACCGTGTTACCCATAGAAGGCATTCTTGCTGTCAACCCATAACTGCGAAACAGCAACCGCGAAAGCCTTTGCCACCACTGACCATGAGAATCATTAACGAATGCCTCTGGTGGTTCTTGTAAGTAGGGCTTGAGGTCAATAGCCGAACCGATTTTATACTCCTTAAACGGCACTGGTTGTTTAGCCCAATCTAACCTCTGACTTTTAGAAGCAAGGGTCTCAGGGTCATATTTAGTACGTTCGTGATAATGTTGAGCGATCGACTG
Above is a genomic segment from Nostoc sp. MS1 containing:
- a CDS encoding carbonic anhydrase, translated to MSVSGIVIANSMAIADNQKSIQWGYTGHNSPENWGSLSPSYQMCDIGKNQSPINITTSVDANLPSIKFNYKTLSTEILNKGQTVQVNVESGSSIVVDGVTYALKQYHFHTPSENHIAGKSFPLEAHFVHADAKGNLAVIAVMFAEGKANSQLAELWQKMPMKAGENSVLKGDVKNLHSLLPQNQEYYRFNGSLTTPPCSEGVKWMVMKEPLTVSKEQVEKFSLAVNGTNNRPVQPQNARIIIR
- a CDS encoding SagB/ThcOx family dehydrogenase — its product is MPEIYQSIAQHYHERTKYDPETLASKSQRLDWAKQPVPFKEYKIGSAIDLKPYLQEPPEAFVNDSHGQWWQRLSRLLFRSYGLTARMPSMGNTVYLRAAPSAGGLYPAEVYVVSRGTPLLAPGLYNYQCRTHSLMHYWESDVWQSLQEACFWHPSLESTQLAIIVTAVFYRSAWRYEDRAYRRICLDTGHLLGNIELASAIADYRPHLIGGFIDEAVNDLLYIDPLQEGAIAVLPLADLLDIKQNLPRSCTALPSATETTYPQIPDGELLKYFHRHTQISPGVTGKLNLPAVKQEKSLEDKYNFPFCLKIPTVTTPIYWGEKLADLEMTMHKRRSTRAYNGEELTFDELKALLDFTYQPQNYIDQNLDNSPDYFDLNLIETFIVVCGVKGLEAGCYYYAPKAQELRQIRFKNFRRELHFLCLGQELGRDAAAVIFHTSDLKSAIAQYGDRVYRYLHMDAGHLGQRLNLAAVHLNLGVCGIGGFFDDHVNDVLGIPTDEAVVYITTLGRTR